Sequence from the Nocardiopsis sp. YSL2 genome:
TTACACACCTGATCTGGGTCATGCCAGCGAAGGAAGTCGTAAGAACCGCCACCGACGGCATGTTCGCGGTGGCGCTCTTGGCCAGGGTGCGTGCGGTGGACGCCGCACGCCCCGGAAGAGCCCCTCGTCCCCCCACGAAGGGACATCTCATGAGCACCGAGACCGAGACACCGGGCTTCTGGAAGGACATCCTGGGCCGGCTGCGCAGCTGGCGCACCGTCGACATCGTCGTGGCCGCCGTCATCGGCGTCGGCATCGGCGTGGTCTTCTGGGCCTGGGGCATCCTCTGGACGATCACCGCACCGCTGTTCGTCCTCTTCCCCCCGGGGCAGGCCGTCATCTACGGCATGTGGCTGATCTCCGGCGTGCTGGGCGGCCTGATCATCCGCAAGCCCGGCGCCGCCCTGCTCACCGCCATCGCCGCCGCGTCCGTGTCCGCGGTGCTGGGCACCCAGTGGGGCGTCATGGTGATCCTCGACGGCACGCTGCAGGGGATCCTGCCCGAACTGGTCTTCCTCGCCTTCGGCTACCGGCGCTGGAACATGGGCGTGGCCGTCCTGGCCGCCGCGGTCGCCGGGATCTCGCCCGCGATCCGCGACAACATCACCTACAACGTCACCTGGTCGCTCGACCTGAAGCTCGCCTACGGCGTGATCGTCATCCTCAGCGCGGCCGTCATCGCGGGCGTCGGCGCCCGCCTGCTCACCACGGCCCTGGCCAAGTCGGGCGCGTTGGCGCCCTTCCCGTCGGCCAGGGACTG
This genomic interval carries:
- a CDS encoding ECF transporter S component, whose translation is MSTETETPGFWKDILGRLRSWRTVDIVVAAVIGVGIGVVFWAWGILWTITAPLFVLFPPGQAVIYGMWLISGVLGGLIIRKPGAALLTAIAAASVSAVLGTQWGVMVILDGTLQGILPELVFLAFGYRRWNMGVAVLAAAVAGISPAIRDNITYNVTWSLDLKLAYGVIVILSAAVIAGVGARLLTTALAKSGALAPFPSARD